A single window of Polaribacter sp. SA4-10 DNA harbors:
- a CDS encoding DUF6090 family protein, with protein MENKTGTYFKYAIGEIILVVIGILIALSINNWNENRKNSNEEIAILQSLDKNLILAKKQSESLVSTEKDSKAVLLLVLGIDTITDKNSISDNIFKDAFWSLENNIPVINTYADLKNSNKLGLIKNQKIKEKFTSLEVNLNKLKGFLDDRLHVQQIRIDDVSENEINFIPLIKSSIPTINITNEKQNNYEQIINNQRIRNLLGIKLNMTQDVLNYRENLDKEIKELIMLIESELHKYK; from the coding sequence ATGGAAAATAAAACTGGAACGTACTTTAAATATGCTATTGGAGAAATTATTCTTGTGGTAATCGGAATTTTGATTGCGCTTTCAATAAACAATTGGAATGAGAACCGAAAAAACAGCAATGAAGAAATAGCAATACTTCAAAGTTTAGATAAAAATTTAATTCTAGCCAAAAAACAATCAGAATCTTTAGTTTCCACTGAAAAGGATTCTAAAGCTGTTCTATTATTAGTTCTAGGAATAGATACAATTACTGATAAGAATTCTATTTCGGATAACATTTTCAAAGATGCATTTTGGAGTTTAGAAAATAATATACCTGTTATAAACACCTATGCAGACCTTAAAAACAGTAATAAATTAGGCCTTATAAAGAATCAAAAAATAAAAGAAAAATTCACAAGTTTAGAGGTGAATTTAAATAAATTAAAGGGTTTTCTAGATGACAGATTACATGTTCAACAGATTCGCATAGATGATGTATCTGAAAATGAAATCAACTTTATTCCTCTTATCAAATCTTCCATACCAACAATAAACATTACAAATGAAAAGCAAAATAACTACGAGCAAATAATTAATAATCAACGAATAAGAAATCTTTTAGGAATAAAATTGAATATGACACAGGACGTATTGAACTATAGAGAAAATTTAGACAAAGAGATTAAAGAGTTAATAATGCTCATTGAATCAGAATTACATAAATATAAATAA
- a CDS encoding site-specific DNA-methyltransferase: MPNKSHFNSGLKALNKQNKEGKKHSADIDNIDVQKTIHAFFIEDAVSILERIPDNSIQLILVDPPYNLDLATWDTFDNYLQWARQWLDQVYRVLSPSGNCVIFGGFQYQDLKKGDLLEILHYTRHNTDLRFTNLIIWYYKNGMSAHRFFANRHEEAVWLTKTKKYYFDLDSVRVQYSPEQKKAALRDKRLIPENINKGKNPTNVWEIGRLNGNSKERVGHPTQKPLEIIRRFVRSLSYEGSTVLDFFAGSGTTARVCIEENRHSIMVDSDKKTLDYFEEHIKNKGEKLFHKPYEQHVNMELERIFDLIKDANRK; this comes from the coding sequence ATGCCAAATAAATCACATTTTAATAGCGGACTAAAAGCCCTCAATAAGCAGAATAAAGAAGGTAAAAAACATAGTGCAGATATTGACAACATTGATGTTCAAAAGACAATTCATGCATTTTTCATTGAAGATGCAGTTAGCATTTTAGAAAGGATTCCTGATAATTCTATTCAATTAATTCTGGTTGACCCTCCTTACAATTTGGATTTAGCAACATGGGATACTTTTGATAATTATTTGCAATGGGCGAGGCAATGGTTAGATCAAGTCTACAGGGTATTATCACCATCAGGAAATTGCGTCATCTTTGGAGGCTTTCAGTATCAGGATTTGAAGAAAGGTGACCTACTTGAGATTTTACATTACACTAGGCATAATACCGATTTAAGGTTTACGAATTTGATTATTTGGTATTATAAGAACGGCATGAGTGCCCATCGCTTCTTTGCAAATAGACATGAAGAGGCTGTTTGGCTAACCAAAACAAAAAAATACTATTTCGATTTAGATTCAGTTCGCGTGCAATATTCACCTGAACAGAAAAAAGCTGCACTCAGAGACAAAAGACTTATACCAGAGAATATAAATAAAGGCAAAAACCCAACGAACGTATGGGAAATAGGTCGTTTAAATGGCAATTCAAAGGAACGTGTAGGCCACCCAACTCAAAAGCCTCTTGAAATAATAAGACGATTCGTAAGAAGTTTATCGTACGAGGGATCAACCGTGCTTGACTTTTTTGCTGGTTCAGGTACAACAGCAAGAGTTTGTATTGAAGAAAATCGCCACTCAATTATGGTAGATTCAGACAAAAAGACTTTAGATTACTTTGAAGAACATATAAAAAACAAAGGGGAAAAACTATTTCATAAACCCTATGAACAGCATGTAAATATGGAATTGGAAAGAATCTTTGATTTAATTAAGGATGCAAATAGAAAATAA
- a CDS encoding adenine-specific methyltransferase EcoRI family protein, whose protein sequence is MARNATNKLLQKAKKSKSDEFYTQLCDIESELEHYKIHFRNKVVFCNCDDPLISNFFNYFASNFEELGLKKLIAACYKEPIENSINSIDKESGYYYEYNGHLDEKCKPTLSDIVYFNGDGDFRNDESIELLKQSDIIVTNPPFSLFREYLAQLVSYKKKFLIIGNVNAITYKEVFKLIQADSAWLGINLGRGVSGFIVPEHYELYGTEARIDEFGNRIVSPNNCLWLTNLDTSYRHEDINLKKEYYGNESEYPQYDNYNGINVNKTKDIPKDYMGYIGVPITFLHKYNPEQFDLIKFRKGDNDKDLSINGKCPYFRILIKRKVKSESKKTA, encoded by the coding sequence ATGGCAAGAAATGCAACAAATAAACTATTGCAGAAAGCGAAAAAATCCAAAAGTGATGAGTTTTACACACAACTTTGTGATATTGAAAGTGAATTAGAACACTACAAAATACATTTTAGAAATAAAGTGGTTTTTTGTAACTGCGATGATCCTCTTATTAGTAATTTCTTCAACTATTTTGCATCAAACTTCGAGGAGCTGGGTCTTAAAAAATTGATAGCAGCTTGTTACAAGGAACCAATAGAAAATTCTATAAACTCAATTGACAAGGAGAGTGGATATTACTATGAGTATAATGGCCATTTAGATGAAAAATGTAAACCCACTTTATCTGACATTGTTTACTTTAATGGGGATGGTGATTTCAGAAATGATGAAAGTATAGAATTATTAAAACAGTCTGACATCATTGTTACGAACCCTCCTTTCTCATTATTTAGAGAGTATTTAGCACAATTAGTAAGCTATAAAAAGAAATTCCTTATCATAGGTAATGTTAACGCGATTACCTACAAAGAAGTTTTCAAACTAATACAGGCCGACAGTGCTTGGTTAGGCATAAATCTAGGGAGAGGAGTTTCAGGTTTTATTGTTCCTGAACACTATGAACTATACGGCACTGAAGCGAGAATTGATGAATTCGGGAATAGGATTGTATCTCCAAACAATTGTCTCTGGCTAACAAATTTAGATACTTCTTATCGTCATGAAGATATTAATCTTAAAAAAGAGTACTACGGTAATGAATCTGAATACCCTCAATATGATAACTATAATGGAATTAATGTCAATAAAACCAAGGATATACCTAAAGACTATATGGGATATATTGGTGTTCCAATAACATTTTTACATAAATACAACCCTGAGCAATTTGACTTAATTAAGTTTAGAAAAGGAGATAACGACAAAGATTTGTCAATAAATGGGAAATGTCCATATTTTAGAATATTGATAAAAAGAAAAGTAAAGTCTGAGTCAAAAAAAACAGCTTAA
- a CDS encoding EcoRI family type II restriction endonuclease — protein MAKKNQSKRLTNQHKESQGVVGIFGENAKSHDLTVGSISLLVIEHLQKEYPQLSFSHRTSISKEEINVALQKAHAELGQTLFVTNSSIRPDGGIIEVKDDNGDKRIVLVSEAKHQGKDIENIKQGKLVGTKNNQDLMAAGNAIERSHKNISEIANFMLSESHFPYVLFLEGSNFLTETLSITRPDGRVVQLVYNSGMLNRLDRLTSANYGMPINTNLCTNKFIKPKDKTIMLQATSIYTQGDGEKWDSQNMFDIMLDISKTSLQILGSELFNQLTKKN, from the coding sequence ATGGCAAAAAAGAATCAATCTAAACGTTTGACTAATCAACATAAAGAGTCCCAAGGTGTAGTAGGGATTTTTGGGGAAAACGCAAAATCACATGATCTAACTGTAGGAAGCATATCTCTGCTTGTAATTGAACACCTCCAAAAGGAATATCCTCAACTATCATTTAGTCACAGGACAAGTATTTCTAAAGAAGAAATCAATGTAGCATTACAGAAAGCTCATGCCGAATTAGGACAAACACTTTTTGTCACAAATTCAAGTATTAGACCTGATGGAGGAATTATCGAGGTTAAAGACGATAACGGAGATAAGAGAATCGTATTGGTATCTGAAGCTAAACATCAAGGCAAAGACATTGAAAATATCAAACAGGGTAAGCTTGTTGGTACGAAAAACAATCAGGATTTAATGGCAGCTGGAAATGCTATTGAAAGATCGCATAAAAATATATCTGAAATTGCTAATTTCATGCTGTCAGAATCTCATTTTCCTTATGTTTTGTTTCTAGAGGGTTCAAACTTTCTAACAGAAACTTTATCCATAACGAGACCTGATGGTAGAGTTGTGCAACTTGTATACAACTCAGGAATGCTTAATAGATTGGATAGATTGACATCGGCTAATTATGGAATGCCAATTAATACCAATCTGTGCACCAACAAATTCATTAAACCTAAAGACAAAACAATTATGCTTCAAGCCACCTCCATATATACACAAGGTGACGGAGAGAAATGGGACAGTCAAAACATGTTTGACATAATGTTAGACATTTCTAAAACATCTCTTCAAATATTAGGAAGCGAATTATTTAATCAATTGACTAAGAAAAATTAG
- a CDS encoding helix-turn-helix domain-containing protein, whose protein sequence is MNRIKEVLEEKGIKQIWLAEKLGKSYNMVNAYVQNRQQPRLEILMSIAEILDIDVKELIISNKEKKNGKKESI, encoded by the coding sequence ATGAACAGAATTAAGGAAGTGTTGGAGGAAAAAGGCATTAAACAAATTTGGCTTGCCGAGAAATTGGGAAAAAGCTACAATATGGTAAATGCTTATGTGCAGAACAGACAACAACCTAGACTAGAAATACTAATGAGTATTGCTGAAATCTTGGACATAGACGTGAAAGAATTGATAATATCTAATAAAGAGAAAAAAAATGGCAAAAAAGAATCAATCTAA
- a CDS encoding IS110 family transposase: MKNYKEVVGIDVSKKTIDAYCYQAQVHKEFKNDIVGYKSLLNWVLKSTKGVSVFYCFENTGYYSLKLALYLNSQKIVYVEESPLKIKRSSGIVKEKTDRLDASLIARYGWIYREELIPSTVKSTTHLELGRLLALRDQLVRNNAGLKGTLKEMKVFLTSSTTDAGCISLKRSIDYLSKQVKAIEIRIEELIFDDVSMQKNYELLSSLKGVGFVVACQLIYHTGNFTRFDNWRSFSSYCGTAPFAHESGTSIKRRKQCHYLGDRKMKSLLSMASISAIQHDSELRIYYKRKLAEGKDKMLAINNVRNKLIARAFAVVKRGTPYVVLQNYAA; encoded by the coding sequence ATGAAAAATTACAAAGAAGTCGTAGGAATTGATGTATCAAAAAAAACAATTGATGCTTATTGTTATCAAGCTCAAGTTCACAAGGAGTTTAAGAATGATATTGTAGGTTATAAAAGCTTATTAAACTGGGTTTTAAAATCAACAAAAGGGGTTAGTGTTTTTTATTGTTTTGAGAATACGGGATATTATTCTTTAAAATTAGCACTTTATCTAAATAGTCAGAAGATTGTTTATGTAGAAGAAAGCCCATTGAAAATTAAGCGTTCCTCAGGTATTGTAAAAGAGAAAACAGATCGTTTGGATGCAAGTTTAATTGCTAGATATGGGTGGATTTATAGAGAAGAATTAATTCCAAGTACAGTTAAAAGTACAACCCATTTAGAACTTGGTAGATTATTAGCGTTAAGAGATCAACTAGTTAGAAACAATGCTGGTTTGAAAGGTACTTTAAAAGAGATGAAAGTATTTTTAACAAGTTCTACCACAGATGCAGGTTGTATCAGTTTAAAAAGAAGTATTGATTACTTATCTAAACAAGTAAAGGCAATAGAGATTAGAATAGAAGAGCTCATCTTTGATGATGTTTCAATGCAAAAAAATTATGAATTATTATCAAGTTTAAAGGGAGTTGGTTTTGTGGTTGCTTGTCAATTAATTTACCATACAGGTAATTTTACAAGATTTGATAATTGGCGTTCTTTCTCGAGTTATTGTGGAACAGCACCTTTTGCACATGAGTCGGGTACTAGTATAAAAAGAAGAAAGCAATGTCATTATTTAGGAGATAGAAAGATGAAAAGTTTATTAAGTATGGCAAGTATTTCTGCCATTCAACATGATAGTGAATTACGAATCTATTATAAGAGAAAGTTAGCGGAAGGAAAAGATAAAATGCTAGCGATAAATAATGTTAGAAATAAACTCATAGCTAGAGCATTTGCAGTAGTAAAAAGAGGAACTCCTTATGTAGTTCTTCAAAATTATGCAGCATAA
- a CDS encoding PHB depolymerase family esterase, with the protein MKKIIIIAFCITLIQSCNKDDKITDIVDTTGILNLTGGTNQVTINQTIDGNSVPRLVYIKTPQNLNSSLSYPIVFFFHGAEGSGQDFLQNNNIIELINSEEFIGVFPNGHSNNGSNGGFWNLGSEPTNADDVEFVDLIIDQLVTSPLIDTSKAYAIGFSNGSGMVNLLGKSTSHFNAIAPLFSQQILSTGDLTPTKAMSVFQVNGEVDGIIPLNGGVSSVGTFMSAQNSALNWANHFNCNSTAIQEDLNWGNTVLNSFTFSNCDDNHEIKYLIALNTGHGFTDEQTESVAYNQIWEFFKQY; encoded by the coding sequence ATGAAAAAAATAATTATCATAGCTTTTTGTATTACCTTAATTCAAAGCTGTAACAAAGACGACAAGATAACAGATATCGTAGATACAACAGGTATTTTAAATTTAACAGGTGGAACAAATCAAGTGACGATTAATCAAACAATTGACGGAAATTCTGTTCCAAGATTAGTGTATATAAAAACACCACAAAATTTAAATAGTTCATTATCTTATCCAATTGTGTTCTTTTTTCATGGAGCAGAAGGTTCTGGACAAGATTTTTTGCAAAATAACAACATAATTGAACTAATAAATTCTGAAGAATTTATTGGGGTTTTTCCCAATGGACATTCAAATAATGGAAGTAATGGCGGGTTTTGGAATTTAGGCTCTGAACCTACTAATGCTGATGATGTAGAATTTGTAGATTTAATTATCGACCAATTAGTAACCTCTCCATTAATAGACACATCCAAAGCGTACGCCATAGGCTTTTCAAATGGTTCGGGGATGGTAAACCTGTTAGGGAAATCTACAAGTCATTTCAATGCTATAGCTCCTCTTTTTAGCCAACAAATCTTAAGTACAGGAGATCTAACACCTACTAAAGCAATGTCTGTTTTTCAGGTTAACGGTGAAGTTGATGGCATAATTCCCTTAAATGGAGGGGTAAGTTCTGTTGGAACATTTATGTCAGCGCAGAATAGTGCTCTTAATTGGGCTAATCATTTCAACTGCAATTCAACTGCAATTCAAGAAGATCTTAATTGGGGAAATACCGTTTTAAATTCATTCACATTCTCTAATTGTGATGATAATCATGAAATAAAATATCTGATAGCATTAAATACTGGTCATGGCTTTACCGACGAACAAACAGAGAGTGTTGCTTATAATCAAATATGGGAATTTTTTAAGCAATATTAA
- a CDS encoding TonB-dependent receptor, with product MMFRFFLNALFLTLPMALLAQQTVRGTITDKDSKQAIPFANILLKDSNPPIGTTSDENGKFTLSDVPIGKQTLVLSFLGYETFTLPNINVTAGKEVVLEINLVENFAALDEVVIVAEKRKEITVNEFVTVSARTLNPEQANLYAASIGDPARQVQNFAGVTGGGDDLNNEIVIRGNSPNTLLWRLEGVEVPNPNHFTRLTGGSVSMLSANVLAKTDFFTSAFPAEYGNGIAGVFDLRFRKGNNQKRETTIDVGVLGLGFSTEGYFSKKSKASYLVNYRYSTLGILEKLGLNLTDGFNPTFQDLNYNINLPTTKFGTFNLYGLLGKNKSNSSETEDENINGNPSTDNFTNKTESDESTFITGLGHRVFIKDQTYLKTNITYSSNDAKKNDVFQNSGVVGPLESESFDSKSEAFRLSSFINHKFNSKHTLRSGFTLSHLKEKNTLSFTDKNDDGTLSTSKDEINGTANVFQSYVQWKYRMTENFTLNSGLHFLHFGKTNSSAIEPRLGLNYKLNNVHSLSFGAGLHSRAEQLPLYLTKDATNTNFLNTNLKLSKALHYVVGYNWRINKNTLFKAETYYQHLFDIPVDNSGETGYNAINAQSFDIFEIAETPLTNDGKGRNYGIEFTLERFLNKGFYYLSTLSLYDSKYKVGNGNYLNTRFNGNYVFNLLSGKDFAVGTKGNKTFGINAKFVLAGGQRFTGIDEAASIAGQTEVFSTTPFTEKVKAYYRFDLGINYQWNKTKTTHNLSLNIQNITSRINTTELDYFFDEVTNRIVTIKSEQNGLIPVLKYSINF from the coding sequence ATGATGTTCAGATTTTTTTTAAATGCTTTATTCCTTACGTTACCAATGGCGCTCTTAGCGCAACAAACCGTTAGAGGAACAATTACCGACAAAGATTCAAAACAAGCCATTCCTTTTGCTAATATTCTTCTTAAAGATAGCAATCCACCCATTGGCACAACCTCTGATGAAAATGGAAAGTTTACTTTAAGTGACGTCCCTATTGGTAAACAAACACTTGTCCTTTCGTTTTTAGGTTATGAAACTTTTACGTTGCCCAATATTAATGTAACCGCAGGAAAAGAAGTGGTCTTAGAAATTAATTTAGTAGAAAATTTTGCAGCGCTAGATGAAGTTGTGATTGTAGCCGAAAAACGCAAAGAAATAACCGTCAATGAGTTTGTTACCGTTAGCGCACGCACCTTAAACCCAGAACAAGCTAATCTATATGCTGCATCTATAGGCGACCCAGCAAGGCAAGTTCAAAATTTTGCAGGCGTTACAGGAGGTGGTGACGATTTAAACAATGAAATTGTAATTAGAGGTAACTCGCCTAATACCTTATTATGGAGATTAGAAGGCGTAGAAGTGCCAAATCCAAATCATTTCACCCGGTTAACTGGAGGCTCTGTAAGTATGTTAAGTGCTAACGTGTTAGCTAAAACTGATTTTTTCACTTCTGCTTTTCCTGCCGAATATGGTAATGGTATTGCTGGGGTTTTTGATTTACGCTTTCGTAAAGGTAATAATCAAAAAAGAGAAACTACAATTGATGTTGGTGTGCTAGGTCTAGGGTTTTCAACTGAAGGGTATTTTAGTAAAAAAAGCAAAGCCTCTTACCTTGTTAATTACAGGTATTCTACTTTAGGTATTTTAGAAAAATTAGGCTTAAACTTAACAGATGGTTTTAACCCTACTTTTCAAGATTTAAATTATAACATAAATCTGCCTACTACAAAATTTGGAACCTTTAATCTCTATGGATTATTGGGCAAAAACAAATCAAATTCTAGTGAAACGGAGGATGAAAATATCAACGGAAACCCGAGTACTGACAATTTTACAAATAAAACAGAAAGTGATGAAAGCACTTTTATTACGGGTTTAGGACACCGGGTTTTTATAAAAGACCAAACCTATTTAAAAACAAATATCACGTATTCGTCAAATGATGCAAAGAAAAACGATGTATTCCAAAACAGTGGTGTTGTTGGCCCTTTAGAATCGGAATCATTTGATTCAAAAAGTGAAGCCTTTCGTTTATCCTCTTTTATAAACCATAAATTTAATTCTAAACACACCTTACGAAGTGGGTTTACGCTAAGCCATCTCAAAGAGAAAAACACTTTAAGTTTTACAGACAAAAATGATGACGGTACGCTTTCAACGTCAAAAGATGAAATAAATGGAACAGCGAATGTATTTCAGAGTTATGTGCAATGGAAATATAGAATGACAGAAAACTTTACCTTAAATTCAGGGCTTCATTTTTTACACTTTGGCAAAACCAACAGCAGTGCCATTGAGCCAAGATTAGGTCTTAATTACAAGCTAAATAATGTCCATTCACTTAGTTTTGGCGCAGGTTTACATAGTAGAGCTGAGCAATTACCTCTCTATCTCACAAAAGACGCCACTAACACAAATTTTCTGAACACCAATTTAAAATTATCTAAAGCGTTGCATTATGTAGTAGGTTACAACTGGCGCATAAATAAAAACACGCTTTTTAAGGCAGAAACCTACTATCAACATTTATTTGACATACCTGTTGATAATAGCGGAGAAACTGGTTATAACGCAATAAATGCACAATCATTTGATATTTTTGAAATTGCAGAAACACCTTTAACTAATGATGGTAAAGGACGTAATTACGGAATAGAATTTACCTTAGAACGTTTTTTAAATAAGGGCTTTTATTATTTATCTACACTATCATTATACGATTCTAAATACAAAGTGGGCAACGGCAACTATTTAAACACGAGATTTAATGGAAATTATGTATTTAATTTGTTGAGCGGAAAAGATTTTGCAGTTGGCACAAAAGGCAATAAAACCTTTGGCATAAACGCTAAATTTGTATTAGCTGGCGGCCAACGTTTTACAGGAATTGATGAAGCGGCTTCTATAGCTGGCCAAACCGAAGTTTTCTCAACCACACCTTTTACAGAAAAAGTAAAAGCTTACTATCGTTTTGATTTGGGCATTAATTACCAATGGAATAAAACAAAAACCACACACAATTTAAGTCTCAATATCCAAAATATAACAAGTAGAATAAATACAACTGAGCTAGACTACTTCTTTGACGAAGTAACCAACAGAATAGTAACCATCAAAAGCGAACAAAATGGGTTGATTCCAGTTTTAAAGTATAGCATTAATTTTTAA
- a CDS encoding helix-turn-helix domain-containing protein has translation MDLYLSLIRIGASLMLTFVAFSQSYRINKNANSYLATLFGVLTILFISTDVGEYISEKWIWLYAINILENNTILIPSFLYIAVYHFVHAPANFLKKHYLLFLPFLFVAIFETFSIWAETHSLALEDFIDTLDFIFLIGLWIFSLIVFYWVVKMLANHHKNVLKFHANTQGVDLNWLYKLMFIFPIYFIPQVVFYFISNQYYLTNISDITLFFMLFYSGFHIVQQREIFDLTMQGKVLAEKEIPEQIDVEKEGLIDEHLMLEIVNNLEKVMKEDKPYLNKNLSLNLLADKLNSRTHILSYVINSHYNINFYNYINNFRFDYCKALLKNPKKQHLSIEGIALEGGFGSKSTFNTLFKKQSGMTPTQYKNTNNQ, from the coding sequence ATGGATTTATACTTATCTCTTATACGAATAGGTGCTTCGTTAATGCTAACTTTTGTAGCCTTTTCTCAAAGTTACAGAATTAATAAAAATGCAAACAGCTACTTAGCTACGCTTTTTGGTGTTTTAACTATCCTTTTTATTTCCACAGATGTTGGAGAATATATTTCAGAAAAATGGATTTGGTTATATGCAATTAATATATTAGAAAACAACACAATCCTAATTCCTTCATTCCTTTATATAGCAGTATATCATTTTGTACATGCGCCTGCCAATTTCTTAAAAAAGCATTATTTACTATTTCTACCATTTCTTTTTGTAGCTATCTTTGAGACGTTTTCAATTTGGGCAGAAACTCACTCTTTAGCGTTAGAAGATTTTATTGATACTTTGGATTTTATATTTCTTATTGGCTTGTGGATATTTTCTCTAATTGTATTTTATTGGGTCGTAAAAATGCTTGCCAATCATCATAAAAATGTTTTAAAGTTTCACGCAAATACTCAAGGTGTAGATTTGAACTGGTTGTATAAGTTAATGTTTATTTTCCCAATATATTTTATTCCTCAAGTTGTCTTCTATTTTATCTCAAATCAATACTACTTAACCAATATTTCAGATATCACTTTATTTTTCATGTTATTTTATAGTGGTTTCCATATCGTACAGCAAAGAGAAATATTCGATCTAACAATGCAAGGCAAAGTTTTGGCAGAAAAAGAAATTCCTGAACAAATTGACGTTGAAAAAGAAGGACTTATTGATGAACATTTAATGCTTGAAATAGTCAATAATTTAGAAAAGGTAATGAAAGAGGATAAGCCATATTTAAACAAAAATCTTTCTCTAAATCTATTAGCAGATAAATTAAATAGTAGAACACACATATTATCATATGTTATAAATTCACATTATAATATAAATTTTTACAACTACATCAATAATTTTAGATTTGACTATTGTAAAGCCCTTTTAAAAAACCCCAAAAAGCAACATTTAAGCATAGAAGGTATCGCACTTGAAGGCGGTTTTGGTTCTAAAAGCACCTTTAATACACTCTTTAAAAAGCAATCTGGAATGACACCTACACAATATAAAAATACTAATAATCAGTAA
- a CDS encoding tyrosine-type recombinase/integrase: MDNTPIIYQPLKNAKRIKIHIPYELKELRDVFKKINTTFWHPNQKLWSIMYTEENLALIQNLFGKNYKTVNAVTPTPIEKRPLNQYAIEQLFRLEKALVLKKYSASSVRTYKNMFSIFLIKFSNKDISLITKEEIEGFVYELITKNKIGESYQNQLINAIKAYYEHVLKLPREYYEIQRPKKAVSIPNVLSKEEVLKIIQHPKNIKHKAILWTIYSAGLRISEVLNLRIIDIHSKEGYLFVKDSKGKKDRKTILSNHLVVLLRTYFKKEKPSYWLFEGQTGGKYSTTSVRAIFRKAVAETNSNPWATVHTLRHSFATHCIENNVNLRYLQNMLGHNSPKTTEIYTKTIHINNKNIESPLDNMLKNVNFKT; this comes from the coding sequence ATGGATAATACACCAATTATTTATCAGCCTTTAAAGAATGCAAAACGCATTAAAATTCATATCCCTTATGAACTAAAGGAACTACGCGATGTTTTTAAGAAAATTAACACCACTTTTTGGCATCCCAATCAAAAATTATGGTCTATTATGTATACAGAAGAAAACCTGGCACTGATACAAAACCTTTTTGGTAAAAACTATAAAACAGTAAATGCGGTAACACCTACCCCTATTGAAAAAAGACCTCTTAACCAATATGCAATCGAACAGCTTTTTAGATTGGAAAAAGCGTTAGTTTTAAAGAAGTATAGTGCCTCGAGCGTGCGAACCTACAAGAATATGTTTAGTATTTTTTTAATCAAATTTTCTAACAAAGATATTAGCCTAATAACCAAAGAGGAAATAGAAGGTTTTGTTTATGAATTAATTACAAAAAATAAAATTGGAGAGAGTTATCAAAATCAACTTATAAACGCTATTAAAGCGTATTATGAACACGTTTTAAAACTCCCTAGAGAGTATTATGAAATACAACGTCCCAAAAAAGCGGTAAGCATACCAAACGTATTAAGTAAAGAAGAAGTTTTAAAAATTATTCAGCATCCTAAAAACATTAAGCACAAAGCCATTTTATGGACTATTTATAGTGCTGGACTTCGAATTTCTGAGGTCTTAAATTTGAGAATTATAGATATTCATTCTAAAGAAGGATACTTGTTTGTAAAGGATAGTAAAGGAAAAAAAGATCGAAAAACTATTTTATCAAATCATTTAGTAGTGTTATTACGTACCTATTTTAAGAAAGAAAAACCATCTTACTGGTTGTTTGAAGGACAAACAGGCGGAAAATACAGTACTACAAGTGTACGCGCTATTTTTAGAAAAGCAGTAGCAGAAACTAACTCTAATCCTTGGGCAACGGTGCATACCTTGCGTCATTCGTTTGCTACACATTGTATAGAAAACAATGTAAATTTAAGGTATTTACAGAATATGCTAGGGCATAACTCTCCGAAAACTACAGAAATCTATACCAAAACAATTCATATTAATAATAAAAATATCGAAAGTCCTTTGGACAATATGCTGAAAAACGTTAATTTTAAAACATAA